One genomic region from Eptesicus fuscus isolate TK198812 chromosome 4, DD_ASM_mEF_20220401, whole genome shotgun sequence encodes:
- the THUMPD1 gene encoding THUMP domain-containing protein 1 codes for MASPAQPAPRGGGKRKGKAQYVPAKRARRGDGAGPRQLEPGLQGVLITCNMNERKCVEEAYSLLNEYGDDLYGPEKFTDKDQQPSGSEGEDDDDVEAALKKEVGDIKASTEMRLRRFQSVESGANNVIFIRTLGIEPEKLVHHILQDMYKTKKKKTRVILRMLPISGTCKAFLEDMKKYAETFLEPWFKAPNKGTFQIVYKARNNSHVNREEVIKELAGIVGSLNSENKVDLTNPQYTVVVEIIKAVCCLSVVKDYVLFRKYNLQEVAKSAQDPQPLDPKQAAQAGNGEEAKLEAGDRSNENDPAEGKTSQQVPENSEEQGQAKPVSETQVAKEGEAKPELASQVTEGSESNDKDLL; via the exons ATGGCGAGCCCGGCGCAGCCCGCCCCGCGCGGCGGCGGAAAGCGCAAGGGGAAGGCGCAGTATGTGCCGGCCAAGCGCGCGCGGCGCGGCGACGGCGCGGGCCCGCGGCAGCTGGAGCCCGGGCTGCAGGGCGTCCTCATTACCTGCAACATGAACGAGCGCAAGTGCGTGGAGGAAGCCTACAGCCTGCTCAACGAGTATGGCGACGACTTGTACGGGCCGGAGAAG TTTACAGACAAGGATCAGCAGCCCTCTGGAAGCGAGGGAGAGGACGACGACGATGTGGAGGCCGCCTTGAAGAAAGAAGTTGGTGACATTAAAGCATCTACGGAGATGAGGCTGAGAAGATTCCAGTCGGTGGAGAGTGGAGCGAATAATGTCATCTTCATCAGGACACTTGGGATAG AACCTGAGAAACTAGTACATCATATTCTCCAGGATATGTACAAAACCAAGAAGAAGAAGACCCGGGTTATTCTACGAATGTTACCCATCTCAGGCACATGCAAGGCTTTCTTAGAAGATATGAAAAAATATGCAGAAACTTTTTTGGAACCCTGGTTTAAAGCTCCAAATAAAGGGACATTTCAGATTGTATATAAAGCTCGAAATAACAGCCATGTGAATAGAGAAGAAGTTATCAAAGAATTGGCAG GAATAGTAGGAAGCCTCAACTCAGAAAACAAAGTGGATCTTACCAACCCACAGTACACAGTGGTAGTAGAAATCATTAAAGCTGTCTGCTGCCTGAGTGTTGTGAAAGATTACGTGTTGTTCAGGAAGTATAATCTCCAGGAGGTGGCCAAGAGCGCTCAGGACCCGCAGCCGCTTGACCCCAAGCAGGCAGCCCAAGCAGGAAATGGAGAAGAAGCTAAGTTGGAAGCTGGTGACAGATCAAATGAAAATGACCCAGCAGAAGGAAAAACTAGCCAGCAGGTACCAGAGAATAGtgaggagcaggggcaggcaAAACCTGTATCTGAGACACAGGTGGCAAAGGAGGGAGAAGCTAAACCTGAACTTGCAAGTCAAGTCACAGAAGGATCTGAGTCAAATGACAAGGACCTCTTATAG